The Heteronotia binoei isolate CCM8104 ecotype False Entrance Well chromosome 14, APGP_CSIRO_Hbin_v1, whole genome shotgun sequence genome has a window encoding:
- the GRPEL1 gene encoding grpE protein homolog 1, mitochondrial: protein MAAAVWAAQRFGGRAVRLFLLPGRTSRMLCTVTQEKSTGPNLEEEPSHHNSEQKSDSKSAAAAKLVTEEKAKLEEQLKEVTDKYKRALADVENLRQRTQKLVEEAKLYGIQSFCKDLLDVADVLEKATESVPKEELKDENPHLKNLYEGLAMTEVQIQKVFGKHGLVKLNPLGAKFDPYEHEALFHVPMEGKEPGTVALVSKVGYKLHGRTLRPALVGIVKEP, encoded by the exons ATGGCGGCGGCAGTGTGGGCAGCGCAGCGCTTTGGCGGGCGGGCTGTTCGCCTCTTCCTCCTACCGGGCCG GACTTCTCGAATGCTTTGTACAGTGACTCAGGAGAAAAGTACTGGACCAAATTTGGAAGAGGAGCCCAGTCACCACAACAGTGAACAGAAATCTGATTCTaagtctgctgctgctgcaaagttAGTAACAGAGGAAAAAGCTAAACTGGAAGAGCAACTAAAAGAAGTAACA gACAAGTATAAACGTGCCCTGGCTGATGTAGAAAATCTGCGACAAAGAACTCAGAAACTGGTAGAAGAAGCAAAGTTGTATG GGATTCAGAGTTTCTGTAAAGACTTGTTAGACGTTGCTGATGTTCTGGAGAAAGCAACAGAGAGTGTTCCCAAAGAGGAGCTCAAGGATGAAAACCCTCATCTGAAAAACCTCTACGAAGGTCTTGCTATGACTGAAGTTCAGATACAGAAAGTGTTTGGAAAACACGGCTTGGTGAAACTGAATCCCCTTGGGGCCAAGTTTGATCCTTATGAACACGAAGCATTATTCCACGTCCccatggaagggaaggagcccgGCACAGTAGCTTTAGTGTCTAAGGTTGGCTATAAATTGCACGGCCGTACTCTGAGGCCCGCCTTAGTTGGCATAGTGAAAGAACCATAA